The DNA region AGTGGTAATTACTTCTTCAGTAACCAAGTCTTGAAATGATATGAGGCAATATTCATTTATAAACCAAGTGTCCAAGTAACACCAGTGAACTCTGCAATCTGACACTTTACATGTATAAAAGaataatcaaatgaaaaagaaaaggttcCTAGCCCTTCAATTTAACTTTATGTTCATCAGTGTCTTCTTTGATTGCTCTTTTGAAGGTCCATGGTGAGTTGCATCACGCTGAACTCTACAAGCAGAGTGGCACTGGCTAGCTGTCGCAATGCTTTTACCATGGTAAGTTCTAGTGAAATTTCCATAGAAATCAATAATATGTTAATATGAATTACTAATGTATACAACTAACTATCTTTGAAGGTTGCCAACCTGAGCCTGTATGCAGTTGCATTGATAGTATTCAGTGTCATCAATGGAAAAACAcatgatgatgttgaaaatcaGGTATGTTAGATTGTAATTATTTGGATCCATCTTTAATCAGCTGCTGTCAAGCATAATCACTTTTTACTCCTCCAAATGAGCAGTACCGCTGGATTGCATATCTGTCAATTTTTATTGGATGTTGCTTTGTGGGCGTATTTCATCTTGCAACCAAAGAGCCCAGGTGTGCTTCTTGGCTTACTGCTGTTATTATTCATGGATTAAAGCCTATTGCTATTCACAGACAATAGTAGACATACTGTATGTCTGGAAAGATGTTCTTGTACATACTATTTATAATATCAAGATGCTATATGAGGCAGTTGTAAATATGAAGAAAAGCAATGCTTGAATAACCCCTTTGAAGCcagattaaatgaaaatattaaaaatattgatgtttaCCTTGTAAAGAAATTCTGAAAGAAAATGTAGACTTGGTATGAGAGCAAGCTTATAATTGTATAACTTCAACTAAACAAAGCACACTATCATCATTGATGCTAGTCAATTACATCCCTCTCAAAACTATTGTAAAATAGCTTGCTTGAGCAGTTTAGCTACTATTTTAGTATTTAGtgattttcttctgttttcttcataGATTGAAGGTGGGTGTACATGGAATGGTTCATGCAAGGATTTCATGGGATTACTGGTTCAAGAGAATTCTATATTATCAGGTTGCTCTTGTTTATGTTCTTACAAGATTGGTTCTCAACGTTTCACAGGTTAGCACACAGtttctttcttgcttatttattttcattatcttGTAAGAGGACTGGCTTGATATGTTTAGGCTATGCTATATGTTAGATATAGTGCATGAGGAAGACACTCATTCAGGagcataattaaaaagaaactgAAACTTCATGCCTGCATTTGAATTTCCAATGAAGcataacaataatattatggTATATGAACATTTTGATACCAAAATGACTTCTTTTTCAGGCATACCTTGCTTTCTTTGTCATCAATGACCTACAAATGGCCCAATCAGCCAAAGCTTTGGTAATCTACAAATTTTGTCCATTTTAAGTTCATTGTAGTTCATTTAGCTTCAAATAATTTGAAGTTTGAATGATGGCATGGCTGATTACACTGCCTGATGATGTTTTACATAGGTTCCTGCTCTCATATACATCTGCAGCTTTGTTGTGTCTATAGCATTACAGGTTTCCTCATTAAATAAGTATCCTTAATGGATATCTTTGTATATTACATTTCCTTTGCCAATCTCCGATTCTTCACTGTTAACTTAATCTAACCTTTGTAGGAGATTGCATGGACTGGCCGAATGCTTAAGGCCTACTACTCTGCTGGATGCATTCTTTGGATTTTTTGTGGTGCAGTGATCCTTCTTTTAACCACAAATATGAGTTATGTCATGTACATAGTATCGGTATTCATTGGCATAGCAAATGCTCTCATGATGGTATGATGTAATCTTTACTTCATTAAATTgacaaaagtaaaagaaatataCTTCTCTTGTTTTCCACATTTTGAAGCTCATTTCTCTTTGATGACATATTG from Glycine soja cultivar W05 chromosome 8, ASM419377v2, whole genome shotgun sequence includes:
- the LOC114422025 gene encoding major facilitator superfamily domain-containing protein 12-like isoform X2, which codes for MYAAIFNVGWAATQVSHMSMVSCITLNSTSRVALASCRNAFTMVANLSLYAVALIVFSVINGKTHDDVENQYRWIAYLSIFIGCCFVGVFHLATKEPRLKVGVHGMVHARISWDYWFKRILYYQVALVYVLTRLVLNVSQAYLAFFVINDLQMAQSAKALVPALIYICSFVVSIALQEIAWTGRMLKAYYSAGCILWIFCGAVILLLTTNMSYVMYIVSVFIGIANALMMVTGVSMQNFLIGENLNGCAFVVGSLSFLDKISCGLALYVLQSNQNLSPQLQATTQFPFSVTRIGLGLVPAFCALVGVVVTCTMDFHNPSKSLTAPLLA